The Siniperca chuatsi isolate FFG_IHB_CAS linkage group LG12, ASM2008510v1, whole genome shotgun sequence genome has a segment encoding these proteins:
- the prkra gene encoding interferon-inducible double-stranded RNA-dependent protein kinase activator A homolog gives MSQEGYQSPAIKTTADTSLNTHESQRTNPGKTPIQILHEYGTKSGNLPVYVMEKAEGEAHQPSFVFSVKIGDVSCIGQGSSKKAAKHQAAEAALNILQIDAGTVNLPVKSESNGVAAETNNHPNSVGILQELALQRGWRLPEYTVLMEAGPPHKREFTVTCRMESLSEKGVGNSKKAAKKAAAEKMVAKLQSLSGCSEITWTPKPSVRFENLRNSSAEKISLLRRNPLSIPNTDYIQMMLELSKEQGFEVTYFDIDELTVNGQYQCLAELSTSPVTVCHGTGISCSNAHNDAAHSALQYIKIMASIK, from the exons ATGTCTCAAGAGGGATATCAGTCACCAGCAATCAAAACCACCGCCGACACAAG CTTGAATACACATGAATCGCAGAGGACCAACCCCGGGAAGACACCTATACAAATCCTGCATGAATATGGCACCAAAAGTGGCAACCTTCCTGTATATGTGATGGAGAAGGCGGAAGGAGAGGCTCACCAACCCAGTTTTGTCTTCAGCGTGAAGATCGGAGATGTTAGCTGTATAG GTCAAGGTTCCAGTAAAAAGGCTGCTAAACACCAGGCTGCAGAGGCTGCCCTGAATATCCTGCAGATAGATGCTGGAACAGT GAACCTTCCTGTGAAGTCTGAGAGTAACGGTGttgcagcagaaacaaacaaccATCCCAACTCAGTGGGGATACTGCAG GAGTTAGCATTGCAGAGAGGATGGCGTCTTCCTGAATACACAGTTTTAATGGAGGCTGGTCCGCCACACAAGAGAGAATTCACTGTCACTTGTCGAATGGAGTCCCTGTCAGAGAAGG GTGTAGGAAACTcaaaaaaggcagcaaaaaaGGCAGCTGCAGAGAAAATGGTGGCAAAGCTTCAAAGTCTGTCAGGTTGTTCTGAAATCACATGG aCTCCTAAACCAAGTGTTCGATTTGAGAACTTAAGGAACTCATCAGCGGAGAAGATCTCTTTACTGAGAAGAAACCCGCTGAGTATTCCCAACACAGATTACATTCAGATGATGTTGGAGCTGTCCAAGGAGCAGGGCTTTGAGGTCACATACTTCGACATtg ACGAGCTGACGGTGAACGGCCAGTACCAGTGCCTGGCAGAGCTGTCCACCTCCCCGGTCACCGTGTGCCACGGCACAGGCATTTCCTGTAGCAACGCACACAACGATGCAGCACACAGCGCCCTCCAGTACATCAAGATCATGGCCTCCATCAAGTAA